In Hemicordylus capensis ecotype Gifberg chromosome 4, rHemCap1.1.pri, whole genome shotgun sequence, the genomic window ATTATGAGAGCTTCAAACATACACGGCATCAAACACAAACCAGGATTGTGACATATATACAATGAAGTATGTTAAAGCAAAATCACTATATGTAATTCATTTAACATTACACCGCAGTGTTTTGAATAATTGAATTCAGTGTGTGTGTTCCTACATACGTGTTAATAAGcaaggttggtttttttaaaactgccaccAGAAAGAAAGACAATTCTTGGTACAATTTTGGTGTAGCAAAAAACTCCACATCTGACAggagctttttatttttaaaggacatGGATTGAAATGGAAGGCAGAAAAGCAATACGAACACCCCTCTTGGAATTTGTTGCTTGAGCATTGATTCATGCTAACAGTGGTCCTGAAAATGTGCACTGTTTGTGAgaattgtatgtgtgtgagagagctacAGCTAAATCTTGTGAGTGTTAATGTGTACACACATTTGCACCATTCACAGGATTAATTTTTATTATCTCTACACCTATTCCTGGTGCAGCAACTAATGGTGGAATTCATAAACATGATGAGGATGTAGTGCAGTCCTATACTTAAAAAAAGCAAACTGGTGTACAATCTGATGGAAGCCCCTTTCTGTCAGCAGAACTTAAGACTCCTCCATTGTCTCCACTATGCCAGTGCAGCTTTGCCAATTTATTTTACctattttacatgttatatctcactcttcctccaaggaacccagagcggtgtagatAGTTAAGTTTCCccttacaataaccctgtgaagtagactaggctgagagagaagtgactggcccagagtcacccagcaagtatcatggctgaatggtctcctcggtcctagtcaggcactctaaccactacaccacactggatggTACTGCCAATATAACTTCAGCCAGAGGAGGCCCCAGAACAGAGTGGAGACAGGAGTGTGTTATGGGTGAAGTAGAACTGATTTACACAAACCCCATGCCATTTCCTCCATGGACACACCTCTGTTTACTGAGCatcttttaaattatatttttaaaacataattaaatctCACCTTTCTTTCAAAGGTCCTTCAAAAGCAGCTCTATCTAGAATGTGTCACCATAATCCAGTCAAGTTGGAACAAGGGCATGAATAACAATAGCCAGATCTAAGCCAGCAATGgaagcagctggcacaccagctgaAGTGGGTGGGGGCAAGCCACAGCTGATACCTGGGCATTCAGGTACAACACTGGGTCTAGGAGATCTCCCAAGTTGTGAACCTGGAGCtccaaggggagtgtaaccttgtcaACAAAAGACTGATAACGCATTGCTGACTCAGCTGATTTCCTGATTTGGAGAACCTTTGTCTTGCCCAGATTTAATTTCAGCTTATGCCAATTCCAGAGGTGGCCTAAGTCAAAAGCATCCAGTGAAATCAATGGAgagcaaaaaaaaacaaaccactggAACAATCCCGCCTCCTCCTATATCCATATTGCCTGCTGCGCCACAGTACATAAGGTTCAGAATAACTGCACACAGTCACAGCATGCCTACCCTAGTGTATCAACCACTGACAGGAAGACCATAACTCAGATGACAGAGTGCATGACATGCCTGCGCACAGCATGCATGCTTGAAATGTGCAAAGGTGAATCCTAGTGGTGGGAACTATGGAGAAAAGGCACTTCATACAAACAGCCTGCTGACCTTAGAACGTATATGGGAAGAACACTTGGCTAATACTTGCAAGCAAGGAGGACACTGCTTCATGGGCACTTCTTTGGCAGCACCTCTCTCACTCACACCAACCATGCATTCCGGTTTAGAGACCATGTGCTACTGCCACTGCACAGTGCCATGTTACTTCCTCTAGGTGCCTGCTCTCTGCTGGCAGCTCCCCAACCAGTGCAGAGGACTGGATTATCAACATGCCCAGGAGCCACATGTGGTGCCCACAGCAAGCCCATCCATCAGTGCTCTGACTGAAGAGTGCCAGTAGATCAAGACACTGGTATCAATCTGCCGAGGAAAGATAGCTCTGAGCAAGGAAGCAGTGAAATACAAGCAATAGACTTGAAGAGGGACAGTCAAACTCCACTTTTGTCCCTCGGAGCCCATCTCTATGGGCAGGATTAATGCGGGGCTGCACAacgtttatttttttattatttttaattttttttacattttatatcccactcttcctttggactgcaactcccatcctccccagccacagtggccagggatgattggagttatagtccaacatctgcacaggggctgaagttgtgcagccctggatcaATGTAAGACACATTACCAGCTAACCAAAACAGTCATTTAACCCATTGGGGTGCATGTTATCGTTATGCAGTTAGGCTATAGCGTGTTCTTAAAAGCAATGTTGAACAAATTAACCAAAATCTATTTAATTTAAAAGTGTAACTTTCCACAGGAAGTCACACATTTAAAGTCATACCTCTCCCTTTATTTTCAGTAATATTAGAAATATGTTTATTCAAAAGCAAGTTAAAGGAACCTATTTCCTAGCATATATGCTTGTACAGCTTCCTGAGTCTAGATATGTTTATGCAGAAGTAAGTCTCCCTGCATTCAGTGAGTCTGTCTTCACAAGTAAATGTGTACAGGACTGCAGCCTCAATGATTCTTTGCTTTCATTTTCTCATTGATGATCTATTACAATTGACCTGACTACATTTCTGAGCACAGGAGACTGAGAGAGAACAAGGGAAGGCTGTTGCTTTCATGCCCTGCTAATAAGAATCCAGaatctttattctttatttacagtcactgaccaagaaggccctgctgATTAGGTTCTCAGCTGCACATGGAAACGGAATGATGGATTAGAAAGACCTTTGCTCCATCAGAGTCAATGAGATAACTTAGGCCAGCAAAGGCTCCACTTGTGCAACCAACCTTTGACACCATGGTTACTACTTATCACTGTTTGCAGAGCCGCTCAACCCTTGATACACTGTTTGGTAGTACATGTTATACTTTTCTACACTTTTGCTTTCATAAGGATGTTTCCATAAGGTTAAAAAAAGGCAGGCTTGCTATTAAACCATAAAGAAGTACTGCATAATTACTGTAACCATATGTTCTTTATAAACATTGCCTGCCTCAAATAATTTGCTTATCCAACCAGAAAGAATGAGAGAACTTGATATGATTGCCAGgctttctcacacacataacTTTTGCCAGTATGTTTTGTTTCTAtggaaaagagaaagaggaaataGAAGGTGTTAGCACCCTGACTGGGGCCATTTGTAATGCTGGAGAGGACCCCTCAAAATCAGGCCTAATTATACCATTGGATACATGGGAGTCTCTGAAGCAGGGTAAACTCAatgggtcctccagggatctgtactgggactggtgctttttaatttattcataaatgatcaagaagttgggataagcagcgagatggccagatttgcagatgataccaaactctttcgggtagtgaaatcacaaaacagattttgaggagctccaaaaggatctccccaaactgggtgagtgggcaacaaaatggcaaatgcggttcaatgttggcaagtgtaaagtgatgcacattgggacgaaaaaccccaaattcaagtatacgctgatgggatctgagctgtcggtgactaaccaggagagggatcttggggttgtggtggacagctcattgaaagtgtcggctcaatgtgcagcaactgtgaaaaaggccaattccatgctagggattattaggaaggggattgaaaataaaacgggtaatattataatgcccttatacaaaactatggtgtggccacacctggagtactgcgtacaattctggtcaccacatctaaaaaaggacattgtagaactggaaaaggtgcagaagagggcaaccaagatgatcgggggcctagagcagctttcttatgaggcaaagctacaacacttggggttatttagttaagaaaaaagacgactgaggtgagacatgacagaggtctataaagtaatgcatgaagtggagaaagtggatagagagaaattcttctccgtcccacataacactagaaccaggggtcatcccatgaaattgattgtcaggaagcttaggaccagcaaacggaagtactttttcacatgcataatccacttgcggaattctctgccacgagatgtggtgacacccaaccacctggatggctttaagaggggtttggataacttaatgaaggagaggtctatcaagggctactagttggagggctgtgggccacctccagcctcaaggacaggatgcctctgagtaccagttgcaggggagtaacagcaggagggagggcatgccctcaactcctgcctgtaggcttccagcagcatctggtgggccactgtactgTGATaaataggatgttggactagatgggccttgggcctgatccagcagtgctgttcttatgttcactgcctTGAGACCTAAttataggcagtatataaatttgctaaatacatacataaagatCAGTTAGCAATCACTACTGGCTGAAAGATTACAATTacagtaattttaaaaatactcaGAGTTTAGTGGATGTGTTGCAGCAGAAAACTAAATTACCTCTGTGTATGCCCATTTTCAACAAAGATTGTCCTGTAAAATTGTATCTGTGATGGGTTTGGAATAAAGCTAAataaaaagatttatttatttacatttatatcccactcttcctccaaggagcccagagtggtgtactacatacttaagtttctcgtcacaacaaccctgtgaagtaggttaggctgagagagaagtgactggcccagagtcacccagcaagtctcatggctgaatggggatttgaactcgggtctccctggtcctagtccagcactcgaaccactacaccacgctggctggatTTGATGTTGAATTCATAAGATTTATAATTTATAACAATATAACAAGTAGCCAAGAAGCACATCAGAGACTGAATTCTCAGAGCTGCtgcgaaaacaaaatggccaagtAATACTTGGCAGTTACTGAGCACATGAAGAGCTTGAAGCAATGCAACTGGCAGACCTGCTAATGAGAGAAAAGTGgtgtttgtgggggtttttttaaagaataaattaGAAGTATGTTTTGACATCCAGAATCTATTTCTGAATTATTTTAGCAAAGGTAGCAATGTTGTCTTGCTTCCTTTGCTAAAATAATTCAGAAATTAAGACTCCCCCATCATCAGTATCAGTCAGTAGAATGTATTAAATTCTCTTGATACCAACAGGTAGGAAGAGCTTTTTTACTGTACTTGGGGTTCCTGACTGCAGTGCAAAGTGTTTCTCTTAAGTCTCCAATAAAATCGTTAATGGGTTAAattcagaaacacacacaactgAAGCGGCTGATGCAACTGttgggcggcagcagcggcgTATCCAGTTACCAAAGTTCCTTCTCAGGGGGGCGTGATCATGCTGGAGCGGAGACCCAATCACCAGCCGTCAACTGCAGCCTGCAGTACCCGGATGTTGCTAGGAACGCgctcaccccccgcccccgcccctctCGGCTTCTCTCTCTTTGGCGAAAGCGGGCCGACTTCTTCCTCTCCCAGGCGCGTGCTCGTGAATGGGGTCTCCCACCCAGCGGCTTTGCTGCTGTAgccgcctgccgccgccatttTGTTGCTCTCGCCTTACTAGCCGCCTGGGCTCCTCTACAGCGACCGTCGGGTTTCGCCGAGCTATGGAGTGGCCTAAACCAGGGGCAGGTCGCCGCTTCCTTAGCAATCCCGCAAGCGACACAGGCCGAAAGAAGCGGCCGGGCTGCCTGGGACAGAGGCGCTGAGGTAAGAACCCAGCCCGGCTGCCATGGAGCCGAGAAGCCAGCGAGAGCAGGCGAGCCCTCGCCTCGTCGCCGGCCCAGCCGAAGGAGCCCCGTTCTCGTGGCTGCGGCTCCTCTCGCAGCTGCTGCAGCGCCTGCTGCCCAGCCCGGCCACCCCGCTCCTCTTGCTTCCGTCCGAGGCTCACGCGGCCGACCCGCAGCCCTCCCTGTCGGTGTGGGGGGCCGCCGGGCTCGCTCCGTTGCTTGCCGTCCAGCACCACTTGGGCCTGGTCTCTTCCTCCTACGTGCTGGGCGGCGCCGACGAGAGCTCGCTGCCGAGGCCCCTCAGTGCCTGGGAGGAAGAGCTGCCTGACCCCCGGCACCTGCGCTCCAAGCTGCCTGGGATCCTGCAGCAGGTACATCTGCGGGGAAGCAAGGCCAGCCTTGACGGGCCGGATCCCGATTATGGCTATCATAGTctggaagaggagcagcagcagcagcgggattTGGAAGTCCTGAGAAACTCGGCGCGGTCGCCTGCGGATGAGTGCCCGGAAGTGCATGAGCGCCGAGACACCGGCGGGCACCCTGCGGGAGGCAATCCCTGTGCTGGGGAGAGAGCGACCGAGGCCAGATCCCACCCAGATGAGGACTCTGATCTCGAGGAAGACCTATCTCCTGTGGCAGCCAGACCTGCGTGCACCAACAAGCTGATAGATTATATCCTCGGGGGCGCCTGTAGCGgagaggagagtgcgggagaggaggaggaggactgggagGAAGAAGATGAGGAGGGTGATGATGGGTTTGACAGTGAGGGCTCCCTTTCGGAGCCGGATACCACCGGCCAGGATGGGGAGAGCATTCACTTGTGGAACTCTTTCTTTAGCGTCGATCCTTACAACCCTCAGAACTTCAAAGCTGCTATTCAAACTGCACGGGATGCACCCGAAAAGGAACCTCCCGCTGACTCGGATGAGGCAGAGGCAGGAGAGGATTCTTCTTCGTGGACTGAAAGTTCTGGCGAGGAGGATGAATGGGAGTCCAGTAGCATAGATGAGTCAGAAAACTTGAAATTGTGGAATTCATTTTGTAACTTGGAAGATCCTTATAACCCTTTCAATTTCAAGGCACAATTTCAGACTacagaaaagaaagggaaatgtgACCTAAAAGGACCATCGGGATTAGGCTTTGGGCCTTCTCAACATAGTATCTATCGTAGTTGTCAGATGCACCTGATTGAGAACCCTGACCCTAGGGACAATGTGAGGTGTGGCATTATTTCTATAaaaaagagaacagaaaagaaaaaggtatgtTTTCTacatgtgtgcgtgcgtgtgtgtgtaagagGCATCCTTCAAATATTTGTATATcacagatttatcctgaagtagGCCATCGGGCTGGCTTACAGCACTGAAAAGCAGAAGAAAGCTGTCTGTACCTGATAAGACTCTGGAGATAGGTTTGCTTAGAGCCTACACTCTTGAATTTGGTAATGTTATACTGTTGAAATTGTTGATTTGAATTTGGTAACTCGCaataaaatatctattttattcttttCTAGCTAATTGAAAATTCTACACAGAATGGTATAATTTTGGTCAGGACTCCACTCAGGTGTATCAAATGGAAAATGGGAATTGTGCTGAGGAGCTATTATAGAGAGCCATGATGCTTCATGTACTACTTTTTAAAACACTGGTTATTAATACTAGTGTTAGAAGAAGCATGTAAAAACATGATGTGGAAATCTTTGTCCTTTCCATTTTGCACTGTGAAGTCATTATTTTGAAGTACTATATGTACCTGGTATGAAATGAATAAATTGTGCTCTATGATTATTGGGAGATGCAATGCTTCTCTGATACGAATGTGTAGTAATCCAAAATGGAAGGCTTACACATGGGAAGACAGGCTAAATGATCTTGGCTATCCTTACTAGTGACCTACTATTTAAGGTTTGTTCTTGACTGCTGCTCTAAGGATTTTCCTTGCTTTCAAAGTCTTCCATAGCTGCATTGTAGCCTGTTGCTGATTTCTCAAGAGTGGAGAGCTGACTCTTGCGTGAGCACCAGGCCATGCTTTACATGTGACCTCCCTCTCAGTGCTCACAGTTTCTGCTAAGACAAAGGTTGCAGTTCACCCACTTGAATTTATCTGAGGCAGCAGTTCCTCACCCACCTTTAGGACTGATGTGGCACTAAGCTGGAAATGCTACCAACTAGTGCAGAAGTGTATGTGTTGAGCAACCTGATTCTTCCAACCCTATATCTGTTTGGACTAGCAGTGTCCAACACATTTACATGACTTGCAGGTGTCTGGAACATCCTTAAATACCATTATGCTATGCCATGAACTAGCATGTGGCTCTTGAAACGGTTTCATTTCATTGCTTCGTGCTTTATTCTTTCAGTAATTCTGTTGTGTTCACCCTTCCTGTGAAAATGGATCTTTAATAGTCTTTGAACATATAGCAGTATATATGTTTCTTCTTAATCAGAAACTGCTACCATTTCACAAGTTGAATGTGGAGTGTCCCTTAAGTAGGGAATTTTGAATTGTACATGCAACTAGTTGTGTTTATACAACTATGTTACTTTCCCCATGTATTACATaccttaaaattaaaatttattgcAGTTGCAATAAATTAAAGAGAGAATTTTTACAGAAGAATTGCTTTCTtctagaggaggaaaaaaggaagTAATTCAAAGCTATTTGAGAAAATGACAATTGCTTTTCTGTTTGCTGTTGCAAAATACATTCATGGATAATGACAGACAAAATAAGGATGGACTTCACAATAATACAGGAGAGTGACAAAGTTACTAGTAAAAGCAACTGTTAAAAATGCTGAATTAACATAAGTAAAACTGAACAACTAATATGCAATTTGACATGGttcagagaacaacttgttatggggtgTCTAACAAAGTTTATTTCTATTATTGGCATTGCACATTGGTGTTTATGTGCTCTACCACAAGACAATTAATCATGTGGATGTTGATCTCTAAATTCAGGTGAATTGGGGTATAAAGACTGAAATATTTTTACTTGCTTCTGTGGCTTTCTGTTTACAAACTTATAATTGCTTAATTTTGATATGCATAGCAGTACACTGTCTAGATTTCCATGGATTGTTCTTACTGCTTGTTAAACATGGGATTTCAGAAATCTCTTGAGCCATGAAATTAG contains:
- the PPP1R15B gene encoding protein phosphatase 1 regulatory subunit 15B, with translation MEPRSQREQASPRLVAGPAEGAPFSWLRLLSQLLQRLLPSPATPLLLLPSEAHAADPQPSLSVWGAAGLAPLLAVQHHLGLVSSSYVLGGADESSLPRPLSAWEEELPDPRHLRSKLPGILQQVHLRGSKASLDGPDPDYGYHSLEEEQQQQRDLEVLRNSARSPADECPEVHERRDTGGHPAGGNPCAGERATEARSHPDEDSDLEEDLSPVAARPACTNKLIDYILGGACSGEESAGEEEEDWEEEDEEGDDGFDSEGSLSEPDTTGQDGESIHLWNSFFSVDPYNPQNFKAAIQTARDAPEKEPPADSDEAEAGEDSSSWTESSGEEDEWESSSIDESENLKLWNSFCNLEDPYNPFNFKAQFQTTEKKGKCDLKGPSGLGFGPSQHSIYRSCQMHLIENPDPRDNVRCGIISIKKRTEKKKVTFCEEVTEYYVSSEEDRKGPWEELARDGCRFHKRIQETEDVIGYCLTIEHRQRIFNRLQEMCYERLDIF